A window of Paenibacillus polygoni contains these coding sequences:
- the spoIIM gene encoding stage II sporulation protein M yields MPFLKHTFRDQTPLYVFVAVLFLVGVIFGALMVGALTLDQQQDLAGYLDNFFVSIHQGNVNESHSFFDITMLHLKWIGLIFILGLSVIGLPGILVLDFLKGVLIGFSVGYLVAQYSWKGLLLALLSIAPHNLFIIPVLMISSVAAITFSLHMIRSRFFMQRNQSLKRPLTSYITLTLAMALLMVGISSFETFVTPVLMQWVTPLFIKV; encoded by the coding sequence ATGCCATTTCTCAAGCATACATTCAGAGACCAAACTCCACTTTATGTTTTTGTTGCTGTATTATTTCTGGTCGGGGTTATTTTCGGTGCATTAATGGTAGGAGCACTAACCCTGGATCAGCAGCAAGATCTTGCGGGTTATTTGGATAATTTTTTTGTAAGTATCCATCAAGGAAATGTGAATGAATCTCATTCTTTTTTTGACATTACCATGCTTCATTTAAAGTGGATTGGGCTAATCTTCATTCTTGGTTTGTCTGTTATCGGTCTTCCAGGTATCTTGGTTTTGGATTTTTTAAAAGGAGTGCTGATCGGTTTTTCAGTTGGATATTTGGTTGCTCAGTATTCCTGGAAAGGGTTGCTGCTCGCCTTGCTGTCTATCGCACCGCATAATTTGTTTATCATCCCTGTCCTGATGATTAGCAGTGTGGCAGCAATCACCTTTTCGCTTCATATGATTCGCAGTCGATTTTTTATGCAGCGAAACCAAAGCCTAAAAAGGCCGCTTACCAGTTACATTACGTTAACCCTGGCAATGGCCCTGCTTATGGTTGGGATCTCTTCTTTTGAGACCTTTGTAACTCCTGTGTTAATGCAGTGGGTAACCCCACTATTTATTAAGGTTTGA